In Synchiropus splendidus isolate RoL2022-P1 chromosome 7, RoL_Sspl_1.0, whole genome shotgun sequence, the genomic window GTCATTTTCAGACAGGCGGTAAAGAGTCACAAAGACAGTTTCATTACCTGAAAAGCAACCAGTTTCTTATTTTAGTTACCAAAGTTGTACACCACAAATGTGTCAACTACCAACCTCCAAGCTTTAACTGACTGGCTTTTAAAGTGGTGTGCAGAAACTCATCTGGTTTGAAGCCACTGACAGAATCTGTCCTCACAGACAGAGGGACTTTTAAATGCAAACTAGACACCAGTGAAGGTTTTGTGGAATTAAAAGACATCACTTCTTGCGCTTCTTTTTTACTTGGATGAGAGGCGGTTGTAGGTTTAAGCTCGCCTGAGCTGACGTTTGAATTTACACACAAATAGAATGTTGATAAGGTAGAGAGGACATGGTTCCAATCCTGAGGACAGAAAAGTAAAACAATTGGCGATTCAGACAATATTTATCTTAAGTCTGATCTCAAAATGGAGTCCTTACCTTGATCACATCAGGGTTTGGAAGGGTGTGTGTCTCGCTGTAAGAGCCCAGACTGACGAACGAGACGCTCATAGTCAACAGACAAAGGAAAAACGTCACTGGTGGCGGGTTCTGGGCTACATACTCTTTCAGATTGTGAATAGGCTGCCAAAACGCCATGATCACATTAATCTGCAACACAGAAACATTATATTACCATGTAATAATTCCACAGTTAAATACTATTCAATGATTGTTCTTAGACATTGACCAATGCAGCACAACTGGAAACACTCGAGAAGTACTCGAACtttatataaaactataaatTGACAGCACCTGGTTCAAAGGTAAATTGTTGTATTAACTGAAACCTTTTTGAGTCATTGTTCTTTGATTCTTTTCTAGCATAAATAGGGCGTTTTAAAAGCGTGTAACAACAGTGACATTGAATAGTACGAAACCTACACTGCTGAAAGTagttaataatatatattagcCGTGTACCCGTAACAGTTGTTACCACATGCACACCGCATCGGTACAACAGCCTTTCAGTTGAGTCGTGACTTTGACAGTCTACGTCTTTGACGCCAACACAATTGGATTAGATACCATATGCTACACTTGTTGCTGTGCTTCAAACTGGAGACGCCATTCTATCACGATGATTCGTAATTGTATCCAAAAAAAGATTCAACCAGTGTGAACGTCGACATGTATTGTTGAGAAAAAAAGGCTAATGATTAACTTCTTACCTTAAAGTACAACAGCCACCGGCGACCACGTCAGCATTTCCGTCCAAACACAGCACGCATGTCTTGATGCAAAGTTTGATATTTAAATTCGAGAAAAGTTTAGTTAAACATGCTACAATCAAATGTCAACACTACAGAGCCGATCATACCAAGCAGCGTCATGACGTAGATATGTACGCGCAGTGTGATTGGTCGGTCCCTTCTGACACGTTGCGCTGTTGCGGCTTGTGTCCTCAACGTaatattgattttaaattgaagatcaataaatcatttatCTTGTCTGCATCATAAACACGTATTATTTTCTAATGTATCTATAGTTTCAATATTACTCAATTCTGCATCGGCGATTAGTTTcataattattttatataatataattaaataatatatgTTATTTTAATACGTAAACCGACTGCAAATTAACGCTTATTTAGTCATGAAGTCATCCAAGAAAGTTTGCTCCCGAAGAAGTTGGTCTGATTGATGCATATCTTCCTATCTCTAATCTTAGTATTGAGTAGTTAGTATTCAGTATTTAGTAAATACAAAACGAGAAATGCAAGGATAAACACACAAGATAAAGAAAAAGTTCATTCATGAGTATTTTTATAACTTCTTCCTATACTCTGTCGGTCACATCTTCATCTGTCTGCCTGTGCTTTTCCCCTGCGAGAGCCCCGATCATATTTAAACCCATCTCTACATTAAAAACAGGTCATGTCAAAGATTGTCATTTGAATGGTCACTATGTAACATGACAATTGATTGTacaaaaaacattgacaaatgTTGGTTTATTATTGACAAGATTAGGCCGTCACtgtcaaaaaatacaaaatgcaatGTTGCAATAAAAACATCTCCACAAAGGTTGATTTCTGTGATTACCTTAAGATGTCAAGTGTTGAATGAAATGATTAAAAACCATCAGATATTGcatgattaaaatgaaaaaagttaaaataacaTTGTGCAAAATGTCAGCCAACTCACTGAAACAAAAGACAGTTGGATCAAATCCCAAATGTATACATATTCAATAATTTTGTCTTTCCCTTTGTTCCATTATCTAGGTGCTGACCGATGTCTGTGGTGCTCATGGAGCCCAAGTGACCCGTATGGGCTTAAAAACCCAGCGATCAGGATGCCCCATGTGTAGCAGGTCCTTGTAGGGGGAGGTGCTCCACTGGAAGGGGGGCAGTTGGTCCCATGTTGGTCCATTCACTGCCAACATTTCATACTGACGGAACATCCCGTAGGAGGTCAGCTGCGCAGAACACAAGcaacatattaaaaacaaacttttatcTGGAATCAAGCATGAGTACCAGTATCATAGATATATGATAAGATGAAACTTGAAACCTTCATATCAGTTCCACCATGTGATCTCTGATGTAAGGCACCAAATGGGTAGGTGCCGTTCGCTGGGTTGAGATCTGAACGGGCTGAAATGGAATTCTCGCCATTCGGTTGTGGGTCACATGTTTCACACAAGGACAAAGGGTCTTGTTTAAAGTTGTTATACCTGCAGATAAAGACAGAATCtccttgaaataaaaatgtaaaaaatgtcatTGAGGTAATAATCCTTCCACCACACACCTCATGAGGCGCACCATCGAGTCCACGTCCGTGACATCTGATTGGTTTCTCCTGAAAATCTGAGCCCGGGGATTCTGGTCAAGACTAAACCACGGGCCGTACTTCTCCACCAGTTCATTGCAGCCGCTGGTGTTGAATATTTCAACATAGTACCTGAAAGGGAATTAAGCTTGTATCACAACAAGGATCCGCTTTTCCAGGTGTGATCCACGTTGATACTTACGGAATATTGAAACTTGCCCAGTATCCTGTTTTAAGCAGCTCCTGTGTTTTATCTGCATAAACGACTTTACCGCTAGGGGTTAAATATAGTTAATAACTTtagcagaaaataaagaaatgggTTCAAGTTGTACTATGATGAGGTTTGAGGACCAACTCACGGGATCTGTTCCAACACAACAAATAGTTCCTCCTTAATGTCGGTTTTTCCCGGACTGAAGTGGTTGTAGTCAACAATCATCCACTGGTTGTTATAGctataaaaaaacacacacatttcaaaaacCTTTGGCCTCAATCTATGAAACTGGCTTCAAAACAATGGCTGAGTCACACTTCACGTGACTGATAGTAAACCACTTCTCTGCATACATGGGTTAGTGGGACAATAAATTTCAacatcaaacaaacacatttcaaaaatTCTGCCGTCCCTTACGTTCCACTGTTGTATTTGCTGAAAATCTCAGCCCAGTCCTTTGCAGTCACAGACAATCGGTTGGCCACAATGTTCCGAAGCCACTCCATTACCGAGCCAGTGGGTTGGACGAACTTCCACAGATCAGGGTTGCTATTCCCAATCGTAGTTTCCAAAGTGACCTTCAGACAAAACGGAGGTTTGACATTGGAACTGTTCTTCTGCGCTTCACGACAATCTGCTCCCACTTACTAAGCCGCTGCTCAGGATATAAAAGTCATCTCCAGAGAAAATAGATCCAGGGTAGGACGAGAATGCCTGAGTTTTTCCAGGAATTGAGAAGTTATctaaaatgaaaagaacaaaTAGTTTAACTGTAAGACATTACTGCATTACAATTTACTTTAATTGTCAAGACATGGATGTTTCTTCCCAGACTTATCATGCATATTTACATTCAGCTCTACCTGCAGTTATTGTTTATTGAAAATCTTTAATCTCATTTGTGCATGTTTAAGTGACTTTAGGGAATATTTCCATGTGTATAAACACAAGTGTTGCTGCTTGAACGTACCTAAAGGAGAGGCGCTGAAAGCGAACATGTATTTCTTCATTATGCGCAGCATGGACTGGTAGTTGTTCCAGGTGTCATGAGCCACCAGCAGCTCCTTATtgttgggcagcagcttgatGAGAGCGGAGCACGAGCCTGATCCTAGAGGTCGGGTTTGGCTGGACTTGTTCAGCGCCGACTCCAAGTCTTCCAGATCCCCTCCGAGCTGGAAAAGTCTGGTGACACAAGACGTTCTTGGAGAATTGCTGGGTCTTTTTTGTTGCTATAGATGAGAAGCTACTTACAAAAAACCAAATGGGTTTAGGGAGAAAGAACCGAGGGGGAAAGAGAGCTGACTATTGTAGCCATCCTCCAAACCTTTCAGCTGCAACAGCGCTAGACGGACCTGCGTTCAAATCACAAGTTATTTCAAGAGGAGCCATTGACAGTTTTGTTGATATTCCCCTACCGATGGTGAAACATGTATTACCTGATACCAGTACGGAGAGTTAGGCTGACTCTGTATCTGTTCCTGAACCCACTGTAAATTGGCTGTGATGAAAGCCTTCAGTCGCTCACAGTAAGTGGCCTCTGAGGCATAAGGACCACAGTAGTTCATCAAGGTGTTCATCCAGTGCTTGTAGATGAGCTGgaccattaataataataattaaaaaacaactttcaacTGGTGGGGGGGAACTCGTGAGGCAGAGGCAGACTGACCTGAGATGTGGCAGCTCCCTCCACTGCACCAGCCAGGTACGCCTGGAGACTGTCATTGTACTGACTGTTGGTGGTCACCTCCAAAAACGTCCAACTGCACAAAGGCAAAATGAGTCAATAAACAATTCTGCCAAGAGTGTTTTGTGATTACTAGTCTGGTTGAGGTGATCTTTATTTAAATCTGAGTCCTATTAATGTGGACGGAATTTCGATGACTTGAACACAAATAATTGAACCGTACCTTGTTTCAACTTGTGCTTTCTAAAGTTTAAATGGAATAGAAATGTATGTTACTGACTGGCAACAGCTGTTCCACTTAACTTCAGTCAGAATGCACTTTAGTACAAGTCACCGTTAGCTAACATGATACTGATCTAGATCAATGGTTCAAAGGAACTCTGAGTTACGGATTTATCTTTTATCCGAGTTAGGTGTTAGTCAACTGATATAGTCCACAGCCCATCCCTCAGTTGAATTGACAGGAACGTTCCTAATCTTTCCAGATGCAGGGAACATCAATTGTGCCCCCCGAACTGCCTGACCTTGAGACCCTATGTTCACCAGACCGCAAAAACAGTCGAGAAGGAAATGGCTAATCATGACGCACACTGTTCTGATGTCGATGCAGTTTCACAATTCTAGATCTTTCAGAATTGCGGAAGTGACCGCCGGAACTGGCGCAAAAAGTATGCTGATATAGACAGTTTTGCAGTGCGCAAACTTCCATACGGAACAAATCTGAGAATGTATTTGCATAAAAATATGATCATTAAGTGAATATCGTGCATTAGAATCACAATTATTTACGTTCACAAAATTGCCGGATATCGTATGAGGATTGTCTAAAAAACAGCAAGCGAATCAGCCCCTTGATACTTGACGGACTTAAAAGGTTTACACGTTGAAATGACACAAACGGAGCAACAACCTACCCTGAATTTTGAATGTCGTCGGTGAAGTTGGCCCAGGCTACCGAACCTTCTCGGTACTCGTCCAGGAGGGAGATCTGCCCACTCTTCGCATCAATAACAGCCGACCAAAGATCAGCACGAACCGGCTCCGTTTTGGCCACCAAAACACATAAAACTGTCCAAAAGACGGTAACTGTGGCACAGAGGCGTTCCATGTTTACGTGCCCGTGCGCCATGTTTTCTAAGTCACATGATCGTCACACACATGACTTGTCAGCTGACTACAACAAACCACagctttcaaaataagagtcaaCAACCCAGTCACTTTATACAAAGACAACGAATACACTAAAATACAGTTTGagtttgatttaaatacaaaaggGTTCAACCTGGTTCAGCCTCTGTGGGCTggagtttaataaaaaaaaatcttttttctaaTTTGTGTTAATTAAAGTTTTCAAAATAGCTATAACTGAATGTAACATTTCAATCATCCACGTCATCAGTTTCCATCGTCTCCAGGATTCCCTCCATCACTTCGGATTTACGTTGCTTTTTAGAAGGCACTGAAATTAAACcaagtgtcagatcaaggtttGTCTTGTCTCAAGTTGCTGAAATTCGTTTCATTCACCATGAAAATGCTctgctgttttccttcttaatgTGTCTACTGTCTCCTCAGCATCCGCCCACTCAAGCACCAGGCGACGCCCGTACAGATGCGTGCTGTGGCAGAGGGCGTTAAACGCTTTctagaaaacagaaaagaaagattAAGATTATAAAAAATACTGCAGATATATACCCAAAACCCGAGGGATGTAAACCAACCTTAGCATCTTGTTTGGTAATGAAGTCAATGAAACCAAAACCTCTATGATTCCCTGAGCCAGCAGCCTTTTTTGGAAGACGAACAGTTTTCAGTTCCCCAAATGTACTGTTGAGATAATGGGAGCACACAAATACTTCACTCTTCaatacatcactgtaaaaaagtCTGGCTATTACCAGAAGAGTTCTCTGATTTCCTTGACATTGGCCTGGAAGGGAATGTTGCGGACCAGAATCTTGGATccggtctgtttcttctcctgctgcttcttcttctttttgtgcGACACGTCAGTAACTCTGTCAACCAAAAGGTGACAAAATTAAATGCCCATCTTGTTAAAGAACCATTATCTGTACAGTCTGACTTGGctgattcagatgaagagagtCGTACTTAGTGGCTCTTTCTGAAATCTTCACTTCTAACTGGTGATCATCCAGAGTGCAGTGCTGGGGGACAGAGGTAAAGAAAAGTGAGCGTTCGTTGTTTTAACCACAGACTCAGACTCGTCACCTGTAGCTGGCGAAGAGCCTTCTGTGCCGCCTCTGCTGTCTGATACTGAAGAAAGCCGTAGCCCATGGACAAAAACTGACCTGAAGGTTTTTAAAACAAGATTTGCtatcatttcattgaaaaactttTAAGGTTTAAGGAATACATTGAATGTTGCTGCCTCCAATATTAACTGTAAAACAATAGATCAAAAGGAATGACTCTTTCTCCAACCACATGAGTCACAGTGGAGATAGATAGATGCTCATCCAGGAGAAAGACGCAACAACTGAGCTCTGGAAAACTGCATGCCCAACCATCCGTGGAAACGGTTCAAAAACTGGTCCAAAAACTGGTGCACAACAAGGCTTTTCTGAAGAAATGTTTTGTAGTTGGCACAGAAtgtcaaatgtatttgtttagcTAGAAAGCCCCAAATAGATGATGAAActgatgtatttatatttatagcTCAGCAACCTCCCCCTTCTTTTCAAATCATCGCCAGTTGTTCATGGGATTGTGTTGAGATGTGTTTACCAGTCTTATCTTTTTTCTTGGAGATTGTACATGACTTGACTTTGCCGCATTTAGAAAACATCTGAAACAGACAGGGAGCAAATGAGTGCAAAAATTCCAACCATATTAATTGTGCCACTGCAGAATAAAAGCACACCTCTTGTAGTTTCTCCTCGGTCGTACTGAAATTCAGATTCTTGATAAAGAGGGTTGAACCAGGAgcatcctcttcttcctcttcttcctcaccatcatccgtttcctctttcttctcctcctttgcCTCTTGTTTGACTGTGGGTGTTAAAATCATTGATGTTGAAATATAAAAACCTTTGAAAATATTCTCAGCCTGTAGAGTCTCACCCGGCTGTGGTACAGGAGCCACGAACACTCCAATTGGTGCCCACTCCAAATACAGCGGGACATGATGGAACTGCCAAATCAAGACAGTGAATTCAGATACATCTGTTAAAGTATAAATAACATCATTGATATCAGACCTTGCTGTAGGCCAGTCTTGTGAAGGCTTTCTTTGCTTCAGTTGGCTCCAGGAACTCAACTAGGGCAGTCAGTCCGGAAGGAGGAAGTAGTACTCGTCCCAAAGAGCCGTGAGGCGAGAAGAGATTCTCAAGCTCTGATGTGGTGACGCCAGCTGGGAGATTCTTCACCAACATCACAGATGTGCTTCGTCCTGCAGCAGCCTGCAAGTCAACAGGTTTAACTGAAATGCAACTTTACGTTTGCCCTTCACAGTACGCTTTAAGTTAGACACTTTCCAACGGTAATAGGGGACAGCATGAGCTCAACATACCTGACTGAAGGAATCCAGACACACACCGTTGTCTATCAAGAACTGCCGGGTCTCCTGGACAATCTGGGTTTCTCCCAGTGCCATTCGGACGGCAACACTTCCCGCAGACTCCTGTGGACGTGAATAAAATCATTATAACATCAATCCTTATAAACAGAACGTAGATAAGTAATTCTAACTTTATAGTCATAACAATGGGgacaaagtgaaagaaaagattTACATGGTCTAAGACTTGACTCTTTGTGGTGTTGTATTTTTCAGCAATTGCATCCGCGACAGCACTTGTTCCAAGGAACAAGGCGTTCCAGTTGTGTGAACTATAAGACAAATGAGGTGCAAATATTAAGAAAAATGTGATTCGCGAAATCAATTGACAATAATTAATATACCTGCTACTGGAGGCTTTATTTTTGGCATCTTTTTGTCGTTTATACGATGAAGAACCAGGACCACCTGCCTCCAAAGATTCAGTGCTTTCCTTCTTTATAGTGGAAGGAAGAAGGTGAAGCATCCGACCCTGGAAGGAGCGTTTGATTGAAATTCATCTGTAGTATGACCAGAGTCCCAAACCTGCTGTACCTGGAATATATGTCCATCCAGCTGAGCCAGAGCCGTCACAGCGTTCTCTGGAATCATGTACGTGACAAAAGCAAAACCTTTGGGTCTCTTGGTTAGGTTGTCAATAGGAAAGAGTACCTCAGATAAAGGACCTGTGAAGAGGAAAGCAGGTAAAGAAGCAGATTGGACATAGCTGGAGTAACATTAAACACTCACCATGTTTGGAGAACAACTCATTAATCTCCTCCTCTGTGCAAGTATAGGGGAGGTTTCTGACGAAAAGTCTCCCAGACTCGGacacatcttcctcctcttcatcatcctttaACTTCCTGGTGAAGTCTCTGTCAGTTGCTTTCTCCATTTTTTCACATCTGTTCCATCCTGAAGAACCCGCAGGGAAGACCTCTATGTACCTGCCACCTAAGAAAATGTTACATTCGGTGAGACCAAACTGGATTAAATCGAAGCCGCAGCTACTCAGAGTACTGTCTGACCGATGTAATCTTTGTTCTTCTTCAAGGCTTTTTGCACTTCTTCCTCAGAGTGCAGGTCCACATAAACATAACCTGAAATGGAGAGACAACTTTATTGAAATTTAGTCCCCAACATGGCATATAGAATTTTACAGAACCTCTGAATGTAGAGTGGTTTTATTTTCACGCCCACAAAACATGGACCTCTCAGAGAAATTTTCAACAAAATATTTAGGGATTTGATTCACAATTCACAAACCTGTCCTTTTGCCAGATTCATTTATTCCAATTCTGATGGCGGCAGGCTTCAGCGGCGTCATGAATTCTCTGATTTGTCGCTATAAAAGAAAAATGCTATGATGTAATGATGCCACGATGTTATGATTTTAAAGGGCTCAGAAGAATGTACCTCTTTTACAGTGAAGGGGACTCCTCTTAACTTCACTGTGTAGTCAGTGACTGGCTCCATCTGAAAGAAAAATTGAGAACTTTTAGATGCCTCAAGAAAACAATGAAGACAGACTGATCAGTGTCAATACTCACCTCCTGTGTAGAGCTCTTCTTCCCTTTGCTGCTCTCCTTATTACCAGTAACCAAAGCTttagtttttgcttttgttttgtggtccTTGTCTCCACTCTCATAGgcactgtctgtctgctgctgaggTTTATCGTTTGTGTCGTCGTCGTTgtcgtcatcctcctcctcctcctcctcctcctcatcatcatcattgccaCCGTCACTTTCATTGTCTTTTGATTTTACCACCTTTGAACGCAGGTAGTCCATATCTGAGAGGCTGGATTTCAGTGCTTCCTTTGTAACACCTAGAAGAAAACACACTTGAAGGTCCCTGTCATGTATATATGAGGAAGACTTTGGACACATAACAGACTTACCATCAAACTCCTCCtgttcttcatcctcatcctcattttcTGACTGGTCAGAATCAAAGTTGAGGTAATCATCTTCCACCACCTTCTTCTTGCCCTTAGACTTTGCAGTGTCAGGCTGTTGAATGGTATCGTTTGCCCAGGTTTGCGCCTGACTGCGATTCTGATGCACTGAGAGGAACTCCTTGAACCCCTCATCCTTCTCCAGCTGACAGAAAAATGATCATTAAACTCAATCACAGACATAGCAACCTACGTAGGGTCTCAACATTttgcacatttattattatgcATATAATTGAAAATGAGAATTGCTACTTCACTTAGTCACAAACGAAAATACTTTATGATCCATCTAATGAGATGGCTTCAGATAGAATAATTCACCgcaatatatattgtatatcgGTTAAGACAGCCGTCTTTGAATTGGCAAGATACATGCAAATGGAAAAAGCATTTACTCACATCTCCCAGGGCACTGACCCTTTCctttttctgaaaacaaatgacataTGTACATTCACTAAAAATACCACAACCCATTGTTTCTATATAGTATTTGGTCTCTCAAagtctttttaaaaatacacaccagtatcagaaaataaataaaacattttaaagtctAAAAAAACGAAATCACAATGACCAATTACCAAATCAGTCAAAATTATTGAACAATATAAGACCTTTTTGCTCTCAATGTCGGTCGGGGCTGAAGGCTTCACAGGGAtagatttctgtgtgtgtttgctccatGCCCTTGTTTTGCTGGGATCCCCAAAGGCTTTGCACATCTCAACCTACAATGAACCATTATTTAAAAGAGATAAATCAAACAGAAGCCGACTCTAAACTCGTGCTGCGATGTACCGTCACTCTGGAGGTGTCCACGTAACTCATGTGAAAATGCTTCAGCGCTTTATTCGCATCCTCCTCCGTTTTGAAACCCACGAAGCCGAACTTGCGAAATTTCCCTTCCATGGTGAATTTCAGGGAGCAATCTGTCACGGTACCGAAGTCCGCAAAGATGGCTCGGAACCTGTCCTCCTTCATCTGGACAAGGCAACACATGTAGACTCCCAAGAGGAAAAACCAAGGGCTACTCACTTCCTGGACAGCTACTCACCCCGTTCGGAAGATTTTTAACGATGAGTCGAGACATTTTAGCGGCTGTTACTCTCTAAAGTGGCCAGGAATATGACAGTTTATATTTGTCAACAAACGAGCATGTACACTTTACTGAGTCGCCATGCTGCCTTCGTCCTCTTCTTCTATCGGGATGACTTCAACCTCCTTATGACGTACCTCGCCATCTACTGGAGACAACGGTGTATTGTTCAATCCATACTCAGGTTTCCGGCGATTACCGTAGAATATAGGACCTTTAAGGTGTGTATTATAATGCGTGCGGGAGTGTGATAAAAAGTCAACAACAGCGTGATTGTTGTTTTCTGTGTCgtcttttgtttggattttttaaaattgactAATCCAAATAACGCAGATTAATCATGTATAtaacgtttctttgacggagaaCATATCCGTGATGCtataacaaaaatatttatgatgGAGGAGACTGCAGTAGATGCAAAATTTAAGTTTCTGTCATTCAAGATGTGTGTAATT contains:
- the zgc:158398 gene encoding transmembrane protein 248 — protein: MAFWQPIHNLKEYVAQNPPPVTFFLCLLTMSVSFVSLGSYSETHTLPNPDVIKDWNHVLSTLSTFYLCVNSNVSSGELKPTTASHPSKKEAQEVMSFNSTKPSLVSSLHLKVPLSVRTDSVSGFKPDEFLHTTLKASQLKLGGNETVFVTLYRLSENDTSCCLTISAPTHILPMSLAPPECPVSYSNYSLIRVEARQSFPAATTRTCYSLTSRNDPSLTVMLTQAEQHVAVRHLLEVSVCLLGLCLILCFAASLAKSLMGGGQWKTVDPHNEPLIES
- the plbd2 gene encoding putative phospholipase B-like 2, with protein sequence MAHGHVNMERLCATVTVFWTVLCVLVAKTEPVRADLWSAVIDAKSGQISLLDEYREGSVAWANFTDDIQNSGWTFLEVTTNSQYNDSLQAYLAGAVEGAATSQLIYKHWMNTLMNYCGPYASEATYCERLKAFITANLQWVQEQIQSQPNSPYWYQVRLALLQLKGLEDGYNSQLSFPLGSFSLNPFGFLLFQLGGDLEDLESALNKSSQTRPLGSGSCSALIKLLPNNKELLVAHDTWNNYQSMLRIMKKYMFAFSASPLDNFSIPGKTQAFSSYPGSIFSGDDFYILSSGLVTLETTIGNSNPDLWKFVQPTGSVMEWLRNIVANRLSVTAKDWAEIFSKYNSGTYNNQWMIVDYNHFSPGKTDIKEELFVVLEQIPGKVVYADKTQELLKTGYWASFNIPYYVEIFNTSGCNELVEKYGPWFSLDQNPRAQIFRRNQSDVTDVDSMVRLMRYNNFKQDPLSLCETCDPQPNGENSISARSDLNPANGTYPFGALHQRSHGGTDMKLTSYGMFRQYEMLAVNGPTWDQLPPFQWSTSPYKDLLHMGHPDRWVFKPIRVTWAP
- the rbm19 gene encoding probable RNA-binding protein 19 isoform X2, with the translated sequence MSRLIVKNLPNGMKEDRFRAIFADFGTVTDCSLKFTMEGKFRKFGFVGFKTEEDANKALKHFHMSYVDTSRVTVEMCKAFGDPSKTRAWSKHTQKSIPVKPSAPTDIESKKKKERVSALGDLEKDEGFKEFLSVHQNRSQAQTWANDTIQQPDTAKSKGKKKVVEDDYLNFDSDQSENEDEDEEQEEFDGVTKEALKSSLSDMDYLRSKVVKSKDNESDGGNDDDEEEEEEEEDDDNDDDTNDKPQQQTDSAYESGDKDHKTKAKTKALVTGNKESSKGKKSSTQEMEPVTDYTVKLRGVPFTVKERQIREFMTPLKPAAIRIGINESGKRTGYVYVDLHSEEEVQKALKKNKDYIGGRYIEVFPAGSSGWNRCEKMEKATDRDFTRKLKDDEEEEDVSESGRLFVRNLPYTCTEEEINELFSKHGPLSEVLFPIDNLTKRPKGFAFVTYMIPENAVTALAQLDGHIFQGRMLHLLPSTIKKESTESLEAGGPGSSSYKRQKDAKNKASSSSSHNWNALFLGTSAVADAIAEKYNTTKSQVLDHESAGSVAVRMALGETQIVQETRQFLIDNGVCLDSFSQAAAGRSTSVMLVKNLPAGVTTSELENLFSPHGSLGRVLLPPSGLTALVEFLEPTEAKKAFTRLAYSKFHHVPLYLEWAPIGVFVAPVPQPVKQEAKEEKKEETDDGEEEEEEEDAPGSTLFIKNLNFSTTEEKLQEMFSKCGKVKSCTISKKKDKTGQFLSMGYGFLQYQTAEAAQKALRQLQHCTLDDHQLEVKISERATKVTDVSHKKKKKQQEKKQTGSKILVRNIPFQANVKEIRELFCTFGELKTVRLPKKAAGSGNHRGFGFIDFITKQDAKKAFNALCHSTHLYGRRLVLEWADAEETVDTLRRKTAEHFHVPSKKQRKSEVMEGILETMETDDVDD
- the rbm19 gene encoding probable RNA-binding protein 19 isoform X1; this translates as MSRLIVKNLPNGMKEDRFRAIFADFGTVTDCSLKFTMEGKFRKFGFVGFKTEEDANKALKHFHMSYVDTSRVTVEMCKAFGDPSKTRAWSKHTQKSIPVKPSAPTDIESKKKKERVSALGDLEKDEGFKEFLSVHQNRSQAQTWANDTIQQPDTAKSKGKKKVVEDDYLNFDSDQSENEDEDEEQEEFDGVTKEALKSSLSDMDYLRSKVVKSKDNESDGGNDDDEEEEEEEEDDDNDDDTNDKPQQQTDSAYESGDKDHKTKAKTKALVTGNKESSKGKKSSTQEMEPVTDYTVKLRGVPFTVKERQIREFMTPLKPAAIRIGINESGKRTGYVYVDLHSEEEVQKALKKNKDYIGGRYIEVFPAGSSGWNRCEKMEKATDRDFTRKLKDDEEEEDVSESGRLFVRNLPYTCTEEEINELFSKHGPLSEVLFPIDNLTKRPKGFAFVTYMIPENAVTALAQLDGHIFQGRMLHLLPSTIKKESTESLEAGGPGSSSYKRQKDAKNKASSSSSHNWNALFLGTSAVADAIAEKYNTTKSQVLDHESAGSVAVRMALGETQIVQETRQFLIDNGVCLDSFSQAAAGRSTSVMLVKNLPAGVTTSELENLFSPHGSLGRVLLPPSGLTALVEFLEPTEAKKAFTRLAYSKFHHVPLYLEWAPIGVFVAPVPQPGETLQAENIFKGFYISTSMILTPTVKQEAKEEKKEETDDGEEEEEEEDAPGSTLFIKNLNFSTTEEKLQEMFSKCGKVKSCTISKKKDKTGQFLSMGYGFLQYQTAEAAQKALRQLQHCTLDDHQLEVKISERATKVTDVSHKKKKKQQEKKQTGSKILVRNIPFQANVKEIRELFCTFGELKTVRLPKKAAGSGNHRGFGFIDFITKQDAKKAFNALCHSTHLYGRRLVLEWADAEETVDTLRRKTAEHFHVPSKKQRKSEVMEGILETMETDDVDD